One window of the Halorussus sp. MSC15.2 genome contains the following:
- a CDS encoding type II secretion system F family protein: protein MSHGNPGSSGRSADALADAFYPLFDYLFDEDGDFVDDVETKLAEARMPDTVELYLSRGLAIGVLAGVVLWLLGTFVGYVLFVTGVVEVGILIGVPVPNQTVAWIIKTFKIPSLVAVSGLVFGAIGFGIGFGFVVGIPYMRASEREREINMLLPDAISFMYALSIGGLNQLEILEAMAMADDTYGEVAREFQSIVQETEYFDTDYRTAIRKRSLETPSDELGQFLTDMLSIVNSGGDMSDFLDDKKDKHMRTAKQQQEMTLETLELFGEMYMTLSLFPLLLIIILVIMSMLGQAKESMLYATVYGLIPLTGVGFLVLVSTVKQDDPGDGYLNPADGGDRLEATTGAGLLHLGLVEKYVGDFSVFDRIKSREGTFETVALLKRPHVFFRDHPLFILGLTFPASLVLVGNAVWTGAAPRSFKEMVANPIWGTFIYVYVPVYVNFLPLAIFHTWNVRSRQAVISKLSDNLRKLSSANDTGLTLLESIRTVADTSTGKLADEFDVIHAKVEYGMSLKAALIEFNNRYHIPRLARTVKLVSKAQEASSQITDVLSTAAQASENQDDIDRERKSRSRMQVVIIIMTYLTLLAVMAILKVKFLDVMAGLAGQASSSGGAGASQFGGGVDTTLLSMLFFHAVTLQAILSGFIAGYIRDASLLSGVKFAVILPTVALVTFSFI from the coding sequence ATGAGTCACGGGAACCCGGGCAGTTCAGGCCGGTCGGCCGACGCGCTGGCCGACGCGTTCTACCCCCTCTTCGACTACCTGTTCGACGAGGACGGCGACTTCGTGGACGACGTGGAGACGAAACTCGCCGAGGCCCGGATGCCCGACACCGTGGAACTCTACCTCTCGCGAGGGCTGGCAATCGGCGTCCTCGCGGGCGTCGTCCTCTGGTTGCTCGGAACGTTCGTCGGTTACGTGCTGTTCGTGACCGGCGTCGTGGAGGTGGGCATCCTCATCGGCGTGCCGGTCCCCAACCAGACGGTGGCGTGGATAATCAAGACGTTCAAGATTCCGTCGCTGGTCGCGGTCAGCGGACTGGTCTTCGGCGCTATCGGCTTCGGCATCGGGTTCGGGTTCGTCGTCGGGATTCCCTACATGCGGGCCAGCGAGCGCGAACGCGAGATAAACATGCTGCTGCCCGACGCCATCTCGTTCATGTACGCCCTCTCCATCGGGGGTCTCAACCAACTCGAAATTCTGGAGGCGATGGCGATGGCCGACGACACCTACGGCGAGGTGGCCCGCGAGTTCCAATCCATCGTGCAGGAGACCGAGTACTTCGACACCGACTACCGGACCGCGATTCGCAAGCGGTCGCTGGAGACGCCCAGCGACGAACTCGGCCAGTTTCTGACCGACATGCTCTCCATCGTCAACTCCGGCGGGGACATGAGCGACTTCCTCGACGACAAGAAGGACAAGCACATGCGGACCGCCAAGCAGCAACAGGAGATGACGCTGGAGACCCTCGAACTGTTCGGCGAGATGTACATGACCCTCTCGCTGTTCCCCCTGCTGCTCATCATCATCCTCGTCATCATGTCGATGCTCGGGCAGGCCAAGGAGTCGATGCTGTACGCGACGGTCTACGGGCTGATTCCGCTGACCGGCGTCGGGTTCCTCGTGCTGGTCTCGACCGTCAAGCAGGACGACCCCGGCGACGGCTACCTCAACCCCGCCGACGGCGGCGACCGACTCGAAGCCACGACCGGCGCGGGCCTGCTGCACCTCGGCCTCGTCGAGAAGTACGTGGGCGATTTCTCGGTCTTCGACCGCATCAAGAGCCGCGAGGGGACCTTCGAGACCGTGGCCCTGCTGAAGCGACCGCACGTCTTCTTCCGGGACCACCCCCTGTTCATCCTCGGACTGACGTTCCCCGCCTCGCTGGTGCTCGTCGGGAACGCGGTCTGGACCGGCGCGGCTCCGCGCAGTTTCAAGGAGATGGTCGCCAACCCCATCTGGGGAACGTTCATCTACGTCTACGTCCCGGTGTACGTCAACTTCCTGCCGCTGGCGATATTCCACACGTGGAACGTCCGGTCGCGACAGGCGGTCATCAGCAAACTCTCGGACAACCTGCGAAAGCTGTCGTCGGCCAACGACACCGGCCTGACCCTGCTCGAATCCATCCGGACCGTCGCCGACACCTCGACCGGGAAGCTCGCCGACGAGTTCGACGTGATTCACGCCAAGGTCGAGTACGGGATGAGCCTGAAGGCCGCGCTCATCGAGTTCAACAACCGGTATCACATCCCGCGCCTCGCCCGGACGGTCAAACTGGTCTCGAAGGCACAGGAGGCCTCCAGCCAGATTACGGACGTCCTCTCGACCGCGGCGCAGGCCAGCGAGAATCAGGACGACATCGACCGCGAGCGCAAGTCCCGCTCGCGGATGCAGGTCGTCATCATCATCATGACCTACCTGACGCTGCTCGCGGTGATGGCCATTCTGAAGGTCAAGTTCCTCGACGTGATGGCCGGACTCGCCGGACAGGCCTCCTCGTCGGGCGGGGCGGGTGCGAGCCAGTTCGGCGGCGGCGTGGACACCACGCTCCTCTCGATGTTGTTCTTCCACGCCGTGACCCTGCAGGCCATCCTCTCGGGGTTCATCGCGGGCTACATCCGGGACGCATCGCTGCTGTCGGGCGTGAAGTTCGCGGTGATACTGCCGACCGTCGCGCTCGTCACCTTCTCGTTCATCTAA